In the genome of Populus alba chromosome 11, ASM523922v2, whole genome shotgun sequence, one region contains:
- the LOC118031914 gene encoding cysteine-rich receptor-like protein kinase 44: MACLAGKENTASRTVIVTIVPTAIFLALVILILTIFHFRKPRQEVKNFDEISSTKLGEFKFATIKRATNDFSVNNKLGQGGFGAVYKGILADGQAIAVKRLSSNSGQGEVEFRNEVGLLAKLAHRNLVRLLGFCLEGTEKLLIYEFVPNSSLDKFIHDPNKRLVLDWEKRYKIIECIARGILYLHQDSQLRIIHRDLKPSNILLDGNMNAKISDFGMAKLMKTDQTHDATSRIAGTFGYIAPEYAWKGQFSVKSDVFSFGVLVLEIVSGQKPSFRNGDDMEHLTSHTWRRWREGTAFDLIDPILRKGSTAEMMRCIHIGLLCVQENVADRPIMASVVQMLSNSSLTLQIPFEPASSLSYTSTMAQSQLKIIPLSKNEISITELDPR; encoded by the exons ATGGCGTGCTTGGCAGGGAAGGAGAATACTGCTTCTCGGACAGTTATTGTTACCATCGTCCCTACAGCTATCTTCTTGGCACTTGTTATCCTCATTCTCACCATTTTCCATTTTAGGAAGCCAAGGCAAGAGGTCAAAA attttgatgaaattagtAGCACAAAATTGGGGGAATTCAAATTTGCCACCATCAAACGTGCAACAAACGACTTCTCTGTTAATAATAAGCTTGGACAAGGTGGTTTTGGTGCTGTTTACAAG GGTATACTTGCAGATGGACAAGCTATAGCTGTAAAGAGATTATCAAGTAATTCTGGGCAAGGAGAAGTAGAATTTAGGAATGAGGTAGGGCTACTAGCCAAACTTGCTCACCGCAATCTTGTTAGGTTACTGGGGTTCTGCTTGGAAGGAACAGAAAAGCTTCTAATCTACGAGTTTGTGCCTAATTCAAGTCTCGATAAATTTATACATG ATCCAAACAAACGATTAGTCCTGGATTGGGAGAAGCGCTACAAAATCATAGAATGCATAGCTAGAGGGATTCTGTACCTGCATCAAGATTCTCAGCTCCGGATTATTCATCGTGACCTCAAGCCTAGCAACATTCTGTTAGATGGGAACATGAAtgctaaaatttcagattttggaATGGCAAAGTTAATGAAAACTGATCAAACTCATGATGCTACATCGAGGATCGCTGGAACCTT TGGCTATATTGCTCCAGAGTATGCATGGAAAGGACAGTTCTCGGTCAAGTCAGATGTGTTTAGTTTTGGAGTGCTAGTCTTGGAGATTGTGAGCGGTCAGAAACCTAGTTTCCGCAATGGAGATGACATGGAGCACCTTACGAGCCAT ACATGGAGACGTTGGAGGGAAGGGACTGCTTTTGATCTTATTGATCCCATTTTGAGAAAAGGCTCAACAGCTGAAATGATGAGATGCATCCACATTGGGTTACTCTGCGTTCAAGAAAATGTAGCTGACAGGCCGATAATGGCTTCAGTTGTTCAGATGCTAAGCAACTCCTCTCTTACTTTACAAATACCTTTTGAACCAGCTTCTTCATTGAGCTATACTTCAACGATGGCGCAATCCCAGCTTAAGATTATCCCACTATCGAAGAATGAGATTTCAATTACTGAGTTAGATCCTCGATAA
- the LOC118031894 gene encoding cysteine-rich receptor-like protein kinase 10, with protein MAYYVWHFFFFTAILYTSITAQQFEYRYHECTNSSTTNSSFPSNLNITLSSLYANAAHKDGFYNTSAGQNSDRVYGLFLCRGDTSPELCQSCIKTSSEDIMKQCPDNKEAIIWYDRCMLRYSNRSIFSIAEQRPTILLWNANDIENVMNLNQFNASLGDLMNQLVTSAVSSSDLFAMGDRNGTAFSKLYGLVQCTPDISPSECGICLSSCVSDIPGCCNGKQGGNILKPSCSIRYEIYPFYTASPAPPPPASSPSLPTPPTTSSNPSGKRNTSSRAIVYITVPTSAFVVLLFTLFYCYLHHKARKKYNAPEGGNVGDEITSVQSLQFDLGTIEAATNNFSDINKIGKGGFGDVYMGRLPNGEEKLLIYEYVPNKSLDYFLFGFAFVNILFRTIIHRDLKASNVLLDGEMNPKIADFGMAKILEEGSKSRKYQQSCWNIVSF; from the exons ATGGCCTATTATGTGtggcatttctttttctttacggCTATCTTGTACACTTCTATCACAGCCCAACAATTTGAATATCGATATCATGAATGTACGAATTCATCTACTACAAATAGCTCTTTCCCATCAAACCTCAACATTACACTCTCTTCACTCTATGCAAACGCCGCTCACAAGGACGGTTTCTACAACACCAGTGCTGGTCAGAATTCTGATAGGGTGTATGGGCTCTTTCTATGTAGAGGAGATACCTCCCCAGAGTTATGTCAGAGTTGCATTAAAACCTCTAGTGAAGATATCATGAAACAATGCCCGGATAACAAAGAGGCGATTATATGGTATGATAGGTGTATGTTACGTTACTCTAACCGTTCAATATTCTCCATTGCAGAGCAAAGACCAACAATATTGTTGTGGAATGCGAATGATATCGAAAATGTTATGAacctaaatcaatttaatgctAGTTTGGGAGACTTGATGAACCAGCTTGTTACTTCGGCTGTGTCTTCTAGTGATTTGTTTGCAATGGGAGATAGAAATGGAACTGCTTTTAGCAAGTTATATGGGCTGGTTCAATGCACTCCAGACATATCTCCATCTGAATGCGGAATATGCTTATCTAGTTGCGTCAGCGACATTCCTGGTTGCTGCAATGGAAAGCAAGGTGGCAACATTCTTAAACCAAGTTGCAGTATAAGGTATGAAATTTATCCTTTCTACACAGCTTCGCCAGCTCCACCTCCTCCAGCAAGTTCCCCATCTCTGCCAACGCCTCCAACAACCTCTTCAAATCCCAGCG GAAAAAGGAATACTTCGTCACGGGCAATTGTATACATTACTGTTCCTACAAGTGCCTTTGTGGTGCTATTGTTCACTTTATTCTACTGTTATCTGCACCACAAAGCAAGGAAGAAATACAATGCTCCAGAAGGGGGAAATG TTGGGGATGAAATCACCTCGGTTCAGTCATTACAATTTGATTTGGGAACGATTGAAGCTGCTACAAACAATTTTTCTGACATTAACAAGATTGGTAAGGGGGGATTTGGTGATGTCTACATG GGAAGACTTCCTAATGGAGAAGAGAAGCTACTCATCTATGAATATGTTCCCAACAAGAGCCTCGACTACTTTCTATTTGGTTTTGCCTTTGTTAACATACTTTTTCGCAC AATTATCCACCGTGATCTTAAAGCAAGTAATGTTTTGTTGGATGGGGAAATGAACCCCAAGATTGCCGATTTTGGTATGGCAAAGATTCTTGAAGAGGGATCAAAGTCAAGGAAATACCAGCAGAGTTGTTGGAACATAGTAAGTTTTTAA
- the LOC140956115 gene encoding cysteine-rich receptor-like protein kinase 14 codes for MGSKTIVSLLLHVIIVSITLTGAQVCYNTGNFTANSTYAKNRDLVLRSLASTVTNNGGFYNTTIGLGNDTVYGLVLCMASPSAENCSICVNSAIQTLTAGCPNQKEAISWGGNPLPCIVHYANRYFLGSLEQSPWRILYNGGILDATFRQFEQFWSGLGETVKNASTGSSRLMPAVETADLLSNLKAYVFMQCTPDVSPSNCSVCLQQSVDDYKSCCYQNQGGIVLKPNCVFRWEIYTFYDLFPQVTSPSPSPSPSPSPSPSPPFVISSPPPTNTTIRKGRLTSFSIQKLFHLFYGFQFQLL; via the coding sequence ATGGGTTCTAAAACTATCGTCTCTCTTCTTTTACATGTTATTATCGTAAGCATCACTCTTACCGGTGCTCAAGTCTGTTATAACACAGGAAACTTTACAGCTAATAGCACCTACGCAAAAAACCGAGACCTTGTTCTCCGTTCACTAGCTTCCACTGTCACAAACAATGGGGGTTTCTACAATACTACAATAGGTTTAGGCAATGACACAGTTTATGGTCTTGTGCTCTGTATGGCTTCCCCATCAGCTGAAAACTGTTCCATATGCGTCAATTCTGCTATTCAAACTCTCACGGCGGGATGTCCAAACCAAAAGGAAGCAATTTCATGGGGAGGGAATCCACTTCCATGTATTGTACATTATGCGAATCGTTATTTTTTAGGATCACTTGAGCAATCTCCTTGGCGCATTCTATATAATGGGGGTATCCTTGACGCAACTTTTAGACAGTTTGAACAATTTTGGAGTGGTTTGGGAGAAACGGTAAAAAACGCTTCCACGGGCTCATCCAGGCTTATGCCAGCAGTTGAGACAGCTGACCTACTATCCAATCTAAAAGCTTATGTATTTATGCAGTGCACTCCTGATGTATCACCGAGTAATTGTAGTGTTTGCCTACAACAATCCGTAGATGACTATAAAAGTTGTTGCTACCAGAATCAAGGAGGTATTGTCCTGAAACCAAACTGTGTTTTTCGGTGGGAGATTTATACCTTCTACGACTTATTTCCTCAAGTAACATCTCCATCACCATCTCCATCACCGtcaccatctccatctccatctcctccATTTGTTATTAGTTCTCCTCCGCCAACCAATACCACAATCAGGAAAGGTAGGCTAACTTCTTTTTCTATACAGAAATTATTTCACTTGTTTTACGGTTTCCAGTTTCAGCTTCTGTAA
- the LOC140956155 gene encoding uncharacterized protein, which produces MYQRLLSIGQVVPVPLTPLQPPFPQWYKPDQKCEYHDGVVDTILMDVLHSKEESFNSSKLGGFLFDESPNVNSNPLPNHASGSGVNSLEIGMESKATLRVTMDKLYGMLRQTNYLKTPVRMQAVGDANEYCKYHQQFGHDIDSCEEFHLEVENMMTLGMLRLMKPKEDDLVGTMTGCNEKVEVCRYVPTEKGPPKMILTKPMNTVSGSYNAQPYNYGYSFHSTNPALVFHAEVGGLTRSGRCFTPEELENHRKAKGKDMTELTKTDEVNKPVSDEEANEFLKLMKHSEYSVVDQLKKTPARISLLSLILSSELHRNALQKVLNEAYVPQDITQDSIGHLVGRIQATNYLYFTDDELDHEGTGHNKPLHITVKCKDCVIAKVLIDNGSSLNVLPRHVLDKMPVDASHMKPSTMTARAYDGSSRPISGSIDVELIIGPQPFQVTLQVIDIHPSYSILLGRPWIHAARAVASSLHQRVKFIINGNLVTVRAEETLSMIKNVSIPYIETEESKDENMHAFEVVNAEWVPENTVRRKPEISEAAKMATKYFLKHGLPFQYDHTTGMPERINVIKMKCADQRFGLGFKPGKADFKRAAEIRREKRIARIERREPDEDRIEIPPIHVTFPRSAYVIKTEDYEGELRKEFNGATINYLEYGGEQDLKEEDNAHEQLPQLTIGILEDDSFVRKLAEGEDLANWEIQEVPIVFKKKSESGSSYNPQTHCTVDNWPNFDETIIAMDEEEFGEEDIHEFAKLAEQSDRTWKPAKEELELINVGTVHDKRELKIGKLISADVRSELIALLQEYIDVFAWSYADMPGLDTDIVVHKLPLIEGCKPVKQKLRRTRPDILIKVKEEITKQWDAGFLEVVDYSQWVSNIVVVPKKDNKIRVCVDFRDLNKASPKDNFPLPHIDVLVDNAAKSSTYSFMDGFSGYNQIKMAEQDKKKTTFVTPWGTYCYKVMPFGLKNAGATYQRAMIPDKVKAIQAMSAPKTEKERNPGVWDEDCQEAFDKIKQYLQNPPLLVPPVPGKPLILYLTVTESAMGYYEPLNFDFPDEDVLVIESDWWTMYFDGAVNVSGNGAGAVIISPEGKQYPISIKLQFNCTNNTAEYEACIHGLEAALELKIRKLETKGEWQTKDEKLKPYQEYLSKLAEDFEEIEFNHLGRDKNQFADALATLASMATIDCGIRVHPIGIDIRSSPAHSCLVEEEVDGSPWYADIKRFIQYREYPFEASKNRSEDSEKNDQKPIKPCMKCMEEFAPPMANGHMMARQMQRAGYFWLTMEKDCIEFVRKCHKCQVYSDKINAPPVPLFNMVSPWPFAMWGIDVIGPINPKASNGHRFILVAIDYFTKVAANKNIKKIVQKMVVTYKDWQEWLPYALHAYRTAVRTSTGATPYSLVYGMEAVMPLEVEIPSLRVLMESELEEAKWAEIRYEQLNMISEKRLAAICHHQLYQNRIARAYDRKVRSREFKEGDLVLRKILSLPSENHSKWAPNYEGPYVVKRAFSGGALILTGNGWRRFE; this is translated from the exons ATGTATCAGAGGTTGCTCAGTATTGGCCAAGTAGTACCTGTTCCTTTAACTCCTTTACAACCACCATTTCCCCAATGGTATAAACCTGATCAGAAATGTGAATACCATGATGGTGTCGTGGACACAATATTGATGGATGTCTTGCATTCAAAAGAAGAATCCTTCAACTCATCAAAGCTGGGTGGATTTCTTTTTGATGAATCCCCAAATGTGAACTCAAACCCTCTACCAAACCATGCTTCTGGAAGTGGAGTTAATAGCTTGGAGATAGGAATGGAAAGTAAAGCAACATTAAGGGTGACTATGGATAAATTGTATGGGATGCTAAGGCAAACCAATTATCTGAAGACACCAGTCAGAATGCAAGCTGTAGGGGATGCGAATGAGTATTGTAAGTATCATCAGCAGTTTGGGCATGATATTGACTCATGCGAGGAGTTTCATTTGGAAGTAGAAAATATGATGACGTTGGGAATGTTAAGATTGATGAAACCCAAAGAAGATGATTTAGTAGGAACAATGACTGGTTGTAACGAGAAAGTGGAAGTGTGTAGATATGTACCAACCGAAAAGGGTCCACCAAAAATGATCCTAACCAAGCCTATGAATACTGTTAGCGGAAGCTATAATGCCCAACCCTATAATTATGGTTATTCTTTTCATAGCACAAATCCTGCCCTTGTTTTCCATGCGGAAGTAGGAGGACTCACTCGGAGTGGGAGATGTTTTACTCCTGAAGAGTTGGAAAACCATAGAAAAGCCAAAGGAAAGGATATGACAGAATTGACAAAGACAGATGAGGTTAATAAACCAGTAAGTGATGAAGAGGCTAATGAatttctgaaattgatgaagcaCAGCGAATATAGTGTGGTTGATCAGCTAAAGAAAACACCTGCTAGGATCTCTTTGTTGTCATTAATATTGAGTTCAGAATTGCACAGGAACGCCCTTCAGAAGGTTCTTAATGAAGCATATGTTCCTCAGGATATTACACAAGATTCCATAGGACATTTGGTGGGTCGTATTCAAGCCACCAATTACCTTTATTTTACCGATGATGAGCTGGATCATGAAGGAACCGGTCATAATAAACCATTGCATATCACGGTAAAATGCAAGGATTGTGTGATTGCTAAGGTGCTTATAGATAATGGTTCCTCTCTTAATGTATTGCCAAGACATGTACTTGATAAAATGCCAGTTGATGCTTCTCACATGAAGCCAAGTACCATGACTGCTAGGGCATATGATGGGTCATCTAGACCAATCAGTGGGAGTATTGATGTTGAACTAATCATTGGCCCACAACCATTCCAAGTCACATTACAAGTAATAGACATTCATCCATCATATAGCATTTTACTGGGGAGACCTTGGATCCATGCAGCTCGAGCTGTCGCATCTTCTTTACATCAACGGGTCAAGTTTATCATCAATGGGAATTTGGTGACTGTGAGAGCTGAGGAAACTttgtcaatgataaaaaatgtcTCAATCCCTTACATAGAAACTGAAGAAAGTAAGGACGAAAATATGCATGCATTTGAAGTTGTAAATGCTGAATGGGTACCAGAAAATACGGTACGAAGAAAGCCAGAAATTTCCGAAGCAGCAAAAATGGCTACTAAATACTTCTTAAAGCATGGACTGCCATTTCAATATGACCATACTACCGGAATGCCTGAGAGGATTAATGTGATAAAAATGAAGTGCGCAGATCAAAGGTTTGGCTTAGGGTTTAAGCCTGGAAAAGCAGATTTCAAAAGAGCAGCTGAaattagaagagaaaagagaatagCCCGGATTGAGAGAAGAGAACCAGATGAAGACCGAATAGAGATCCCGCCAATCCATGTAACATTTCCAAGATCCGCATATGTGATAAAAACAGAGGATTATGAGGGGGaattaagaaaagaattcaATGGTGCTACTATCAATTATCTTGAATACGGCGGTGAACAAGACTTAAAGGAAGAGGATAATGCTCATGAACAGTTGCCCCAGCTGACTATTGGTATTTTGGAAGACGACTCATTCGTGAGGAAACTGGCCGAGGGAGAAGATTTAGCAAATTGGGAAATTCAAGAAGTCCcaattgttttcaaaaa GAAATCTGAAAGCGGATCGTCGTACAACCCACAAACTCATTGCACTGTGGATAATTGGCCTAACTTTGATGAAACTATAATTGCCATGGATGAGGAAGAATTTGGTGAGGAGGATATTCATGAATTCGCAAAGTTAGCAGAACAATCTGATCGCACATGGAAGCCTGCAAAAGAAGAACTAGAACTGATAAATGTGGGCACAGTACATGATAAaagagagttgaaaatagggaaGCTAATCTCTGCTGACGTTAGAAGTGAATTGATTGCTCTTTTACAAGAATACATTGATGTTTTTGCCTGGTCATACGCTGATATGCCTGGTCTGGATACTGATATTGTGGTACATAAACTACCTTTGATAGAAGGTTGTAAGCCGGTTAAGCAAAAGTTGAGGAGGACAAGGCCAGATATACTAATCAAAGTGAAAGAAGAGATAACAAAACAGTGGGATGCTGGATTCTTGGAAGTAGTTGATTATTCTCAATGGGTGTCCAATATCGTAGTAGTACCCAAGAAAGATAACAAAATCAGGGTATGTGTGGATTTCCGAGATTTGAATAAGGCAAGCCCGAAGGATAATTTTCCTTTACCCCACATAGATGTATTAGTAGATAACGCTGCTAAGAGTTCTACTTACTCTTTTATGGATGGTTTCTCTGGGTATAATCAGATTAAAATGGCtgagcaagacaagaagaaaacaacatttGTTACTCCGTGGGGAACATATTGCTATAAAGTTATGCCATTTGGATTGAAAAATGCTGGGGCAActtatcaaagagcaatg ATCCCTGATAAAGTGAAGGCCATACAAGCTATGTCAGCTCCTAAAACTGAGAAAGAG AGAAACCCTGGAGTATGGGATGAGGACTGTCAAGAAGCCTTTGATAAGATTAAACAATATTTGCAGAACCCACCTCTATTGGTGCCACCGGTGCCGGGAAAGCCTCTCATTTTGTATTTAACAGTGACTGAATCAGCAATGGGCT ACTATGAGCCATTAAATTTTGACTTCCCTGATGAAGATGTGCTGGTAATAGAAAGTgattggtggaccatgtacTTTGATGGTGCGGTGAATGTATCTGGTAATGGAGCTGGTGCTGTAATAATTTCTCCAGAAGGAAAGCAATATCCCATCTCCATTAAGTTGCAGTTCAATTGTACAAACAACACAGCTGAATATGAGGCTTGTATTCATGGATTGGAAGCTGCATTGGAGTTAAAGATAAGGAAATTAGAG ACAAAGGGGGAGTGGCAGAcgaaagatgagaaattgaaaccaTACCAAGAATATCTCTCCAAATTGGCCGAAGACTTTGAAGAGATAGAGTTCAATCATTTAGGAAGGGATAAGAATCAGTTTGCGGATGCTTTAGCAACCTTAGCCTCCATGGCCACAATTGATTGCGGTATCAGAGTACATCCTATAGGCATCGATATCAGAAGTTCTCCTGCTCATTCTTgtttagtagaagaagaagtggATGGAAGTCCTTGGTATGCAGATATAAAAAGATTCATCCAATATCGGGAATATCCTTTTGAAGCTTCAAAAAACAGATCAGAAGACTCTGAGAAGAATG ATCAGAAGCCAATAAAGCCTTGCATGAAGTGCATGGAGGAATTTGCACCACCCATGGCAAATGGACACATGATGGCGAGACAAATGCAAAGAGCTGGGTATTTTTGGTTGACCATGGAGAAGGATTGTATAGAATTTGTCCGAAAATGTCATAAATGTCAGGTGTATAGCGACAAAATCAATGCACCCCCAGTGCCCTTATTCAATATGGTATCACCTTGGCcattcgcgatgtggggaatagATGTGATTGGGCCTATTAATCCAAAAGCCAGCAATGGGCATCGGTTTATCTTGGTCGCAATTGATTACTTTACAAAAGTGG ctgctaacaagaacataaagaagatTGTCCAGAAAATGGTGGTTACTTACAAAGATTGGCAGGAATGGCTTCCTTATGCTCTACATGCATATCGAACAGCAGTAAGGACATCAACTGGGGCTACACCTTATTCACTAGTCTACGGaatggaggcagtgatgcccTTGGAAGTAGAGATTCCTTCTCTTAGGGTCCTAATGGAATCTGAGCTGGAAGAGGCTAAATGGGCTGAAATACGATATGAACAGTTAAATATGATCAGTGAGAAGAGATTAGCGGCGATTTGTCACCACCAACTGTATCAAAATAGGATAGCAAGAGCATATGACAGAAAAGTTCGATCAAGAGAGTTTAAAGAAGGAGATCTTGTATTGAGAAAAATCCTATCACTACCTAGTGAGAACCACAGCAAATGGGCACCCAATTATGaaggtccttatgtagtaaagAGGGCATTTTCTGGAGGAGCATTGATACTAACAGgaaatggatggagaagatttgAGTAG